In Micromonospora inyonensis, the genomic window TGCGGCGAGCAGCACCGTGCCGTCCCCCGTGGCGTCGGCGACGAAGTGGCGTACCCCCGGGGTGCCGGCGGCGGCCCGCAGCGCCGCGCCCAGGTCGGCCGGGAGCAGCGCGGGCAGGTCGGCGGTGAGCCCGGCCACCGGACCGCCGGCGGTCTCCGCGCCGTGCCGCAGCGCGGCGTTGAGCCCGGCGTCCGGGACGTCGGGCAGCACCCGCGCGCCCGCCGAGCGGACCGCCGGGGCGACCCGGGGGTCGTCGGTCACCACCAGCAGGGCGGCCACCGCGTCGCAGGCGAGCACCGCGCGGACCGTGTCGAGGGCGAGGGCGAGGGCCAGGGACTCGTGCGGTACGCCCGGCAGTGCACCGCGTAGTCTGCTCTTCGCCACGTCAAGGCGCTTCACCGGCACCACCACGGTCCAGCTCGGCTCGCTCACTGGCTCATCCTGCCCCAGCCGGGGCGCGGCACCCTCGCTGGCCCCGACCGGGGGAAGCAGGCATGATTTCGCTGCGGGCGTCACCGGTGGACGCGGTCGCGGGGCGGTGGAACGAGGAGGCAGCGTGGCACGGCGCAGGCTGGGATTCTGGCAGTGGTTCGCCGTGGTGCTGGTCAAGCCCGTGATGACCGTCTGGACGCGGCGCACCTGGATCGGCATGGAGCACATCCCGCGCGACGGTGGGGTGATCATCGTCCCCAACCACCTCTCGCACGCCGACCCGCTGGTCTCCGCGCACTTCGTCTACGACGCCGGTCGGTGGCCGCGCTACCTCGGCAAGGCCAGCGTCTTCCGGGTTCCGCTGGTGGGGTCGATCCTGCACCGCTGCCGCCAGATCCCGGTCGAGCGGGGCACCGTGGACGCGGCCCGCTCCCTCGACGCCCTGGTCGCCGCGCTGGACGAGGGCGGTGCGGTGATCATCTATCCGGAGGGGACGCTCACCAGGGAGCCCGACCTGTGGCCGATGCGCGGGAAGACCGGGGCGGCCCGGCTCGCCCTGGCCACCGGAGCGCCGGTGGTCCCGCTCGCGATGTGGGGCCCGGAGAAGATCATCGACTCCCGGCGCAACCGGGTGAGCCTGCGTCCGAGGATCCCGGTCACCGTGACCGCCGGCCCGCCGGTCGACCTGAGCCGCTGGGCGGACGCGCCACCGACCAAGGCGACCCTGGAGGAGATGACCGACGAGATCATGCTCCGGATCCGCGACCTGCTCGCCGGGATCCGCGGCGGCACACCACCGCCGCTGTGGCAACGCCCGGGACGTCCGGGCGCGCTCGGAGCGAGCCGGGACGGCATCGAGGAACCGGGGGGTGGCGCGTGACCGCGAGAAGGGACCCGGCGGCGATGAGCGGGCACGTGGCGGTGCTCGGGGCCGGGTCCTGGGGCACGGCGTTCGCCAAGATCCTTGCCGACGCGGGCCGGGAGGTGGCGATCTGGGCGCGGCGGCCACCGGTCGCCGAGGCGATCCGGCTCCGGGGGCGCAACCCGGAGTACCTGCCCGACCTGCGCCTGCCGCACCGGGTGACGGCCACCGGCGACGCCGTCGAGGCGATCTCCGGGGCCGAGGTGGTGGTACTGGCGGTGCCGTCGCAGACGCTGCGGGGCAACCTCGCCGAGTGGGCCAGCCACCTGGAGCCGGACGCCACCCTGGTCTCCCTGATGAAGGGGATCGAGCTGGGCACCACCAAGC contains:
- a CDS encoding lysophospholipid acyltransferase family protein, which encodes MARRRLGFWQWFAVVLVKPVMTVWTRRTWIGMEHIPRDGGVIIVPNHLSHADPLVSAHFVYDAGRWPRYLGKASVFRVPLVGSILHRCRQIPVERGTVDAARSLDALVAALDEGGAVIIYPEGTLTREPDLWPMRGKTGAARLALATGAPVVPLAMWGPEKIIDSRRNRVSLRPRIPVTVTAGPPVDLSRWADAPPTKATLEEMTDEIMLRIRDLLAGIRGGTPPPLWQRPGRPGALGASRDGIEEPGGGA